From one Microlunatus sp. Gsoil 973 genomic stretch:
- a CDS encoding patatin-like phospholipase family protein produces the protein MPTSSSSPFPTAECDVVLQGGTASGVIYPRALAALASRYRLRGIGGTSAGAMAAGVAAAAEYGRSTGRGGFDLFQTIPEELGNGRLRRLFQPEPSTGALLEVLLAATGGDRPDGRSPRSRIAGALAAAIRGYPVTAVAGASPGVALILIGALGAGPLAIVFGGLLLISLLPSALIARILVNLTRDVPDNSFGMCTGLTRPGSEPALTDWLHTKINTAAGLDPEGPPLTFGQLWTAGADADPGLLHQAIAEALTDPQRRAVDLRVMTTCLSESRPYELPFAASRFFYDVNEWRRLFPRPVMDVLEAAPEPRTPEDAEPAAWHADRDRAIEHSPGLRRLPDAEHLPVIVAVRMSLSMPLVISAVPLWVIERTEQGPDPRLDPTGPRRFVKVWFSDGGLSSNFPVQIFDAALPTRPSFAINLQSFPPGAHPATDEAGNVEWAHGNRDGLAPKIASWSSRGFGAIAGFLSAIYTSSSSWQDTTQLNFPGFRDRIVRVLQTKREGGINLAMSEETIQRLAERGEYAARAITDQFSQPHYPPIVDGHPTMTGWDNHRWVRFRALLSVLPAWAGSYGRGRAVLDDALAEDPPSFPFSSAEERALAEEIDGLMQRLAQVVTDADPEALAALTSRPVPVGVIRRMPQI, from the coding sequence ATGCCCACCAGCTCCTCCTCGCCGTTCCCGACCGCCGAGTGTGACGTCGTGCTGCAGGGCGGCACGGCGTCCGGCGTGATCTATCCCCGAGCCCTGGCCGCATTGGCCTCCCGGTACCGACTGCGCGGCATCGGCGGCACGTCAGCGGGGGCGATGGCTGCCGGCGTCGCCGCAGCAGCCGAGTACGGGCGGTCGACCGGCCGCGGAGGCTTCGACCTGTTCCAGACCATTCCCGAGGAGTTGGGCAACGGCCGGCTGCGGCGCCTCTTCCAGCCCGAACCCTCGACCGGGGCATTGCTCGAGGTGCTGCTTGCCGCAACCGGCGGCGACCGTCCCGACGGACGGTCTCCCCGCAGCCGGATCGCCGGGGCGCTGGCGGCGGCGATCCGCGGCTACCCCGTGACCGCAGTGGCCGGAGCGTCGCCGGGCGTCGCGCTGATCCTGATCGGCGCCCTCGGCGCGGGACCCTTGGCGATCGTCTTCGGCGGCCTGCTGCTGATCAGCCTGCTTCCCTCGGCGCTGATCGCGCGGATTCTGGTCAACCTGACCCGTGACGTGCCGGACAACTCCTTCGGCATGTGCACCGGGCTGACCCGTCCCGGGTCGGAGCCGGCGCTGACCGACTGGTTGCACACCAAGATCAACACCGCCGCGGGGCTGGACCCTGAGGGTCCGCCGTTGACCTTCGGCCAGTTGTGGACCGCCGGCGCGGACGCCGATCCCGGGCTGCTGCACCAGGCGATCGCGGAGGCGCTGACCGATCCGCAGCGCCGTGCCGTCGACCTGCGGGTGATGACCACGTGTCTCAGCGAGTCCCGGCCCTACGAGCTGCCCTTCGCGGCAAGCCGGTTCTTCTATGACGTCAACGAATGGCGCCGACTTTTCCCACGGCCGGTGATGGACGTCCTGGAGGCGGCACCGGAGCCGCGCACTCCCGAGGACGCCGAACCGGCGGCCTGGCACGCCGACCGCGACCGGGCGATCGAACACTCCCCGGGGCTGCGCCGGTTGCCTGATGCCGAACACCTGCCGGTGATCGTCGCGGTCCGGATGTCACTGAGCATGCCGCTGGTGATCTCCGCCGTCCCGTTGTGGGTCATCGAGCGGACCGAACAGGGCCCGGACCCGCGCCTCGACCCGACCGGTCCGCGGCGTTTCGTCAAGGTCTGGTTCTCCGACGGCGGACTGTCCAGCAACTTCCCGGTGCAGATCTTCGACGCCGCGCTGCCCACCCGACCGTCGTTCGCGATCAATCTGCAGTCCTTCCCGCCCGGTGCCCACCCGGCCACCGACGAGGCGGGCAACGTGGAATGGGCGCACGGCAACCGGGACGGGCTGGCACCCAAGATCGCCAGCTGGTCCAGCCGAGGGTTCGGCGCCATCGCCGGTTTCCTCAGCGCCATCTACACCTCCTCCAGCAGTTGGCAGGACACCACCCAGCTGAACTTTCCCGGTTTCCGCGATCGGATCGTCCGGGTGCTGCAGACCAAGCGGGAGGGCGGCATCAACCTGGCGATGAGCGAGGAGACCATCCAGCGACTGGCCGAGCGGGGCGAGTACGCGGCGCGGGCGATCACGGACCAGTTCAGCCAACCGCACTACCCGCCCATCGTCGACGGCCATCCGACGATGACGGGCTGGGACAACCACCGATGGGTACGCTTCCGGGCGCTGTTGTCGGTGCTTCCCGCCTGGGCCGGTTCGTACGGCCGAGGGCGGGCGGTGCTGGACGATGCGCTGGCCGAGGACCCACCCAGCTTCCCGTTCAGTTCGGCCGAGGAACGGGCACTCGCCGAGGAGATCGACGGCCTGATGCAGCGGCTGGCGCAGGTGGTCACCGACGCTGATCCGGAGGCGCTCGCCGCGCTCACCAGCCGCCCGGTGCCGGTCGGCGTGATCCGCCGGATGCCGCAGATCTGA
- a CDS encoding MarR family winged helix-turn-helix transcriptional regulator — MSEDEAPAGAAPRDEVDSLVQAWARERPDLDPSPMQVLSRVTRLAHYLDRHRRRAFARHDLEPWEFDVLAALRRSGEPYQLSPGQLLRETMVTSGTMTNRVDRLVARGLVTRTDHPDDRRGVLVRLTRIGREAVDAAISDLLTAEQEILSVLPSAQRDQLAEALRQLTAPYEISG; from the coding sequence ATGTCCGAGGACGAGGCACCGGCGGGTGCGGCCCCGCGCGACGAGGTCGACAGCCTCGTCCAGGCCTGGGCGCGGGAGCGGCCGGATCTCGATCCGTCACCGATGCAGGTGCTGTCCCGGGTCACCCGGCTGGCCCACTACCTGGACCGGCACCGCCGGAGGGCGTTCGCCCGGCATGACCTGGAGCCGTGGGAGTTCGACGTGTTGGCGGCGCTCCGCCGGTCCGGTGAGCCGTATCAGCTCAGTCCCGGGCAGTTGCTGCGGGAGACCATGGTCACCTCGGGCACGATGACCAACCGCGTCGATCGTCTCGTCGCTCGTGGTCTGGTGACCAGGACCGATCATCCCGACGACCGGCGCGGTGTACTGGTCCGGCTGACCCGGATCGGCCGGGAGGCGGTGGATGCGGCGATCAGCGATCTGCTGACGGCCGAGCAGGAGATCCTGTCGGTGCTCCCGTCGGCGCAGCGGGACCAGCTTGCCGAGGCGTTGCGCCAGTTGACGGCTCCGTACGAGATCTCGGGCTGA
- a CDS encoding beta-galactosidase family protein, with product MTQSRVELTIDQDRFLRNGIPHQIISGAVHYFRIADRLWEDRLLRVRALGCNTVETYVAWNFHQPWADRPADFTGMRDLGRFLDLAASLDLDVIVRPGPYICAEWDNGGLPAWLLADHRAARALRTSDPAYLDHVDRWFDQLLPIIVRRQADRGGRVISVQVENEYGSFGDDHQYLEHLRDGLIERGVTVLLFTSDGPSELMLSGGTLPDTFATINFGSRQQEAFGLLARVRPGTPGMCMEFWNGWFDHHGEPHHTRTGDSAADELAGMLAAGRSVNLYMAHGGTNFGPWAGANAGPDGRLQPTVTSYDYDAPIAEDGRLTGKFHAFRAVITEHTGTQPPEPPAEPLVQPEATVTVGGFVGLHRILDHLDAVPAPVPDSFELLGLHHGVVRYRTTIAGPISGRLSVTGLADLAELRLDGELVGRLGIAGLDPGFADAASQQIAVDVGPGDHDLDVTVWSLGRVNFGPYLGTGKGVSGIRLEHQQLFGYEQSALDLTELPDLGQWRPNGSGPGFHRAVVEVEEVADAHLHLPGWQHGYLYLNGVNLGRYWNPAGPQQTLYAPAPFWRAGENELVVLEFGEPGRDIVRRSTPCSADRPAGVSVRLLPARPAGSR from the coding sequence GTGACCCAGAGCCGCGTCGAGCTGACCATCGACCAAGATCGTTTTCTGCGCAACGGCATACCGCACCAGATCATCTCCGGTGCCGTGCACTACTTCCGGATCGCTGACCGACTGTGGGAGGACCGGCTGCTCCGGGTGAGGGCGCTGGGCTGCAACACCGTCGAGACCTATGTCGCCTGGAACTTCCACCAGCCGTGGGCTGACCGGCCCGCCGACTTCACCGGGATGCGCGACCTCGGCCGGTTCCTCGACCTGGCGGCAAGCCTCGACCTGGACGTCATCGTCCGGCCCGGGCCGTACATCTGCGCCGAGTGGGACAACGGCGGCTTGCCGGCCTGGCTGTTGGCCGATCATCGTGCGGCCAGGGCACTACGGACCAGCGATCCGGCCTATCTTGATCATGTCGACCGCTGGTTCGACCAGCTGCTGCCGATCATCGTCCGCCGGCAGGCCGATCGGGGCGGCCGGGTGATCAGTGTCCAGGTGGAGAACGAGTACGGCAGTTTCGGCGATGATCACCAGTATCTGGAGCATCTGCGCGACGGGCTGATCGAGCGCGGTGTCACGGTGCTGCTCTTCACCTCCGACGGTCCGAGTGAACTGATGCTCTCCGGCGGGACGCTCCCCGACACCTTCGCCACGATCAACTTCGGCTCCCGACAGCAGGAGGCGTTCGGCCTTCTGGCGCGGGTCAGACCGGGCACACCGGGAATGTGTATGGAGTTCTGGAACGGCTGGTTCGATCATCACGGCGAGCCACATCACACGCGCACCGGCGACAGCGCGGCCGACGAGCTCGCCGGCATGCTGGCCGCCGGCCGTTCGGTCAATCTCTACATGGCGCACGGCGGCACCAACTTCGGACCATGGGCCGGCGCGAACGCCGGACCCGACGGCCGGCTGCAGCCCACCGTCACCAGCTACGACTACGACGCGCCGATCGCCGAGGACGGCCGGCTGACCGGAAAGTTCCATGCCTTCCGCGCCGTGATCACCGAGCACACCGGCACGCAGCCGCCCGAACCGCCCGCCGAGCCGTTGGTGCAGCCGGAAGCCACGGTGACCGTCGGTGGCTTCGTCGGCCTGCACCGGATCCTCGATCATCTCGATGCCGTACCGGCGCCCGTGCCCGACAGCTTCGAACTGCTCGGCCTGCACCACGGCGTGGTGCGCTACCGGACCACGATCGCCGGGCCGATCAGCGGACGGCTCTCGGTCACCGGTCTAGCCGATCTCGCCGAACTGCGGTTGGACGGCGAACTCGTGGGCCGCCTCGGCATCGCCGGCCTCGACCCGGGGTTCGCCGACGCGGCGTCGCAGCAAATCGCCGTCGACGTCGGCCCGGGTGATCATGATCTTGACGTCACCGTCTGGTCATTGGGTCGGGTGAACTTCGGGCCGTACCTGGGGACCGGCAAGGGTGTGTCTGGGATCAGGCTGGAACATCAGCAACTCTTCGGCTACGAACAGTCCGCCCTGGATCTCACCGAGCTTCCTGATCTTGGTCAGTGGCGACCGAACGGGTCCGGACCGGGTTTCCACCGCGCCGTGGTCGAGGTCGAGGAGGTTGCTGACGCCCATCTGCACCTGCCCGGCTGGCAGCACGGCTATCTCTACCTGAACGGCGTCAACCTCGGCCGCTACTGGAATCCGGCCGGCCCGCAGCAGACGTTGTACGCCCCGGCACCCTTCTGGCGGGCGGGTGAGAACGAGTTGGTCGTGCTGGAATTCGGCGAGCCCGGTAGGGACATCGTCCGGCGCAGCACCCCCTGCTCGGCTGACCGGCCCGCGGGGGTCAGTGTTCGGTTGCTGCCAGCCCGGCCAGCGGGATCTCGATGA
- a CDS encoding 4-(cytidine 5'-diphospho)-2-C-methyl-D-erythritol kinase, with translation MAEPILPGPLAVRVRAPAKINLTLRVGRPRPDGFHPLATVYQAVSLYEEVTASPADPGVIEVRVTGEGAEQVPADDHNLAHRAARLLAYQIGEPLGVTLRIEKAVPVAAGLAGGSADAAATLVACSLLWGLGLDHQDLLPLAAELGSDVPFALLGGTAVGSGRGESVAPALARGNYHWVLAFADGGLPTPAVYRRYDELGPTPPDPFEVSAGLMNALRNGDAEQLGRELINDLQAPALDLMPSLRKLVEAAEEYRALGVVVSGSGPTVAFLVASQADAVDLTVALSASGLCRSARYVTGPVTGARVLPT, from the coding sequence GTGGCTGAGCCGATCCTCCCCGGTCCGCTGGCTGTCCGCGTGCGGGCGCCCGCCAAGATCAATCTGACCCTCCGGGTCGGTCGTCCACGGCCGGACGGCTTTCATCCGCTCGCCACGGTCTACCAGGCCGTTTCGCTGTACGAGGAGGTCACCGCGAGCCCTGCCGATCCCGGAGTGATCGAGGTCAGGGTGACCGGTGAGGGGGCGGAGCAGGTGCCGGCCGATGATCACAATCTCGCCCACCGCGCCGCCCGTCTGCTGGCGTACCAGATCGGCGAACCGCTCGGCGTGACCTTGCGGATCGAGAAGGCGGTGCCGGTCGCCGCCGGTCTGGCCGGCGGGTCCGCCGACGCCGCCGCGACCCTGGTTGCCTGCTCGCTGCTCTGGGGGCTCGGCCTCGACCATCAGGACCTGCTGCCGCTGGCTGCCGAACTCGGCTCGGACGTCCCCTTCGCCCTGCTGGGTGGTACGGCGGTCGGCAGCGGGCGCGGGGAGAGCGTCGCACCGGCACTGGCCCGGGGCAACTATCACTGGGTCCTGGCCTTCGCCGACGGCGGCCTCCCCACCCCGGCGGTGTATCGCCGCTATGACGAGCTCGGGCCGACGCCGCCGGATCCGTTCGAGGTGTCGGCCGGACTGATGAACGCGCTGCGCAACGGTGACGCCGAGCAGCTCGGCCGGGAGTTGATCAACGATCTGCAGGCGCCCGCACTTGATCTGATGCCGTCGCTGCGCAAGCTGGTCGAGGCGGCCGAGGAGTATCGGGCACTGGGGGTCGTCGTCTCCGGCTCCGGCCCGACGGTCGCCTTTCTCGTTGCGAGCCAGGCCGACGCCGTCGATCTGACTGTTGCGCTGTCCGCCTCGGGACTGTGCCGATCAGCCCGCTATGTCACCGGACCGGTCACCGGCGCCCGTGTCCTTCCCACCTGA
- the rsmA gene encoding 16S rRNA (adenine(1518)-N(6)/adenine(1519)-N(6))-dimethyltransferase RsmA yields MTRLLDPTAVRELAARLDLRPTKQRGQNFVTDANTVRRIVQLAGVRPEDTVLEVGPGLGSLTLALLEVAGRVVAVEIDPLLAGALPATVAARAADRAAALDVVEADAMRVTELPAEPTIVVANLPYNVSVPVLLHLLATFPGWGRGLVMVQSEVADRLVARPGSKIYGVPSVKMAWYANTARVGSVPPRVFWPVPNVESGLVAIERIDPPATTATRGQVFAVVDAAFGQRRKMLRAALSGLAGSSAAASTALEAAGVDPTARGETLTVEQFARIAELLPSQR; encoded by the coding sequence CTGACCCGGCTGCTCGACCCGACAGCTGTTCGCGAACTCGCCGCCCGGCTCGACCTGCGGCCGACCAAACAGCGCGGCCAGAATTTCGTCACCGACGCCAACACCGTGCGGCGCATCGTCCAGCTGGCCGGCGTACGGCCCGAGGACACGGTCCTCGAGGTCGGGCCCGGCCTCGGATCACTGACCCTGGCGCTGCTGGAGGTCGCCGGCCGGGTGGTCGCGGTCGAGATCGACCCGCTGCTGGCCGGCGCACTTCCGGCCACCGTCGCAGCGCGGGCAGCCGACCGGGCAGCCGCACTCGATGTCGTCGAGGCCGACGCGATGCGGGTCACCGAACTGCCCGCCGAACCGACCATCGTCGTCGCGAACCTGCCCTATAACGTCTCGGTACCGGTGCTGCTGCACCTGCTCGCCACCTTCCCCGGCTGGGGCCGCGGACTGGTGATGGTGCAGTCCGAGGTCGCCGACCGGTTGGTCGCCCGACCCGGATCGAAGATCTACGGCGTGCCGTCGGTCAAGATGGCCTGGTACGCGAACACGGCGCGAGTCGGATCGGTGCCACCGCGGGTGTTCTGGCCGGTTCCGAACGTCGAATCCGGGCTCGTGGCGATCGAGCGGATCGACCCGCCTGCAACGACGGCCACCCGCGGCCAGGTGTTCGCCGTCGTCGACGCCGCGTTCGGCCAGCGCCGCAAGATGTTGCGTGCGGCCCTGTCCGGACTCGCCGGATCCTCGGCCGCCGCAAGCACGGCACTGGAGGCCGCCGGGGTCGACCCGACCGCCCGTGGCGAGACACTGACCGTCGAGCAGTTCGCCCGGATCGCCGAGCTGCTCCCGTCGCAGCGATGA
- a CDS encoding resuscitation-promoting factor — translation MRKIIPVVVAGAVAAVASGGTFAYATADKQVTLSIDGHQQTVNTFSRTVDGLLESRGIAVGTHDEVAPGPDTKLTEGTEIAVRYGRQVSIDLDGQKKTFWTTARSVSEAMNLAGIDSDGADLSTSRSQTIGRQGLDFTVNTSKHITITVAGKKKTLTTTATTVGEALHAAKIKVDSDDKVSQDLDASLDPNTKITVTTYETKKITRTRSVDFDIVYRNTKKLTQGHRRTKVAGVDGVRTKVYKITLVNGEQRGDRKLVSSKITKQPVDQVVLQGTKQPKQASSSSNNSSNNSGGSASSGGSAPAVASGSVWDRIAQCESGGNWHINTGNGFYGGLQFTLSTWRGYGGSGMPQDASREQQIAVAERVQAAQGWGAWPVCSQKAGVY, via the coding sequence GTGCGCAAGATCATCCCAGTCGTGGTCGCAGGGGCAGTGGCCGCCGTAGCTTCCGGTGGCACCTTCGCCTACGCAACCGCCGACAAACAGGTGACCCTGTCGATCGACGGACACCAGCAGACCGTCAACACGTTCTCCCGCACCGTCGACGGACTGCTCGAGTCGCGGGGAATCGCCGTCGGCACGCATGACGAGGTCGCACCGGGTCCCGACACCAAGCTCACCGAAGGCACCGAGATCGCCGTCCGCTACGGCCGCCAGGTGAGCATCGATCTGGACGGACAGAAGAAGACGTTCTGGACGACGGCCCGTTCGGTCAGCGAAGCGATGAACCTGGCCGGCATCGACAGCGACGGCGCCGACCTGTCCACCAGCCGCAGCCAGACCATCGGCCGGCAGGGCTTGGACTTCACCGTCAACACCTCCAAGCACATCACCATCACCGTGGCCGGCAAGAAGAAGACGCTCACCACGACGGCGACAACGGTCGGTGAGGCGCTTCACGCGGCCAAGATCAAGGTCGACAGCGACGACAAGGTGTCGCAGGATCTTGACGCTTCCCTCGATCCGAACACCAAGATCACCGTCACCACCTACGAGACGAAGAAGATCACCAGGACCAGGTCGGTCGACTTCGACATCGTCTACCGGAACACCAAGAAGCTCACCCAAGGACATCGCAGGACCAAGGTCGCCGGCGTCGATGGCGTCCGCACGAAGGTCTACAAGATCACGTTGGTCAACGGTGAACAGCGCGGCGACCGGAAGCTGGTCTCGAGCAAGATCACCAAGCAGCCGGTCGATCAGGTCGTGTTGCAGGGCACGAAGCAGCCCAAGCAGGCCAGCAGCTCGAGTAACAACTCCAGTAACAACTCGGGTGGTTCAGCCAGCTCGGGCGGCAGCGCGCCCGCCGTCGCATCGGGCAGTGTCTGGGACCGCATCGCCCAGTGCGAGTCCGGCGGCAACTGGCACATCAACACGGGCAACGGCTTCTACGGCGGACTGCAGTTCACCCTGTCCACCTGGCGTGGCTACGGCGGCAGCGGAATGCCGCAGGACGCCAGCCGCGAGCAGCAGATCGCCGTCGCCGAGCGGGTCCAGGCTGCGCAGGGCTGGGGAGCCTGGCCGGTCTGCAGTCAGAAAGCCGGCGTCTACTGA
- a CDS encoding nitroreductase family protein has protein sequence MEFSEVVRRRRMVRDYDPDRPLPDGLLDRLVDVGLRAPTAGFTQGVSFLILDRDADRDRFWTVTSGDGEPDSWLRGMRTAPGLILLLASADAYLDRYALADKGWTERSVEPWTAPYWFVDAGMAGMAILYAAVDADPQGRIGACFFGVPADRVERVRETFGIPAEQYVVGVVSVGHRAAGERQSGSPRSRRRQPREALVHRGNWRTPKD, from the coding sequence ATGGAGTTCTCCGAGGTGGTCCGGCGCCGCCGGATGGTCCGCGACTACGACCCGGACCGGCCGCTGCCCGACGGTCTGCTCGACCGGCTGGTCGACGTCGGCTTGCGCGCGCCGACCGCCGGCTTCACCCAGGGCGTGTCGTTCCTGATCCTCGACCGGGACGCCGATCGGGACCGGTTCTGGACGGTGACCAGCGGGGACGGCGAACCGGACAGTTGGTTGCGCGGCATGCGCACCGCACCCGGTCTGATCCTGCTGCTCGCCTCCGCGGACGCCTACCTCGACCGGTACGCGCTGGCCGACAAGGGTTGGACGGAGCGGTCGGTCGAACCGTGGACGGCGCCGTACTGGTTCGTCGATGCCGGGATGGCGGGGATGGCGATCCTGTACGCCGCCGTCGACGCCGATCCTCAGGGCCGGATCGGTGCCTGTTTCTTCGGCGTCCCCGCCGATCGCGTCGAGCGGGTCCGGGAGACCTTCGGCATCCCCGCGGAGCAGTACGTCGTCGGCGTGGTCAGCGTAGGCCACCGGGCCGCCGGGGAGCGCCAGTCCGGATCGCCGCGGAGCCGACGCCGACAGCCACGCGAGGCACTCGTCCATCGCGGCAACTGGCGTACACCCAAGGATTGA
- a CDS encoding TatD family hydrolase, with product MQRPPLPDPLPAAVVDTHCHLDVADGRTQLAPADAIDLAARVGIDRIVQVGCDVEGSQWAVEAAHTWPSVIASVAIHPNDGARLVHDHGRGALDRALTEIDRLAADDQVRGVGETGLDYYRTRDAGGQAIQRDAFAAQIAIAERHRRSLVIHDRDAHADVLDVLDAEGLPERVIFHAFSGDADFARACLDRGAYLSFGGAVTFKNAGPLREALAIAPLDRIVTETDAPYLTPEPYRGRPNASYLIPHTARLIAAVRQQDLETVCRALGENATAAFGGSWPSRTLSEGA from the coding sequence CTGCAACGTCCACCGCTGCCCGACCCACTGCCCGCCGCGGTGGTCGACACCCACTGCCATCTCGATGTGGCCGACGGCCGGACCCAGCTGGCACCGGCCGACGCCATCGATCTGGCGGCCCGGGTCGGGATCGACCGGATCGTCCAGGTCGGGTGTGACGTCGAGGGATCGCAGTGGGCCGTCGAGGCGGCTCACACCTGGCCCAGTGTCATCGCCAGCGTCGCCATCCACCCCAACGACGGGGCCAGGCTGGTTCATGATCATGGTCGTGGCGCACTGGATCGGGCGCTGACCGAGATCGACCGGTTGGCGGCTGACGATCAGGTACGCGGTGTGGGGGAGACCGGCCTGGATTACTACCGCACCCGGGACGCCGGCGGTCAGGCGATCCAGCGGGACGCGTTCGCCGCCCAGATCGCGATCGCCGAACGTCATCGGCGGAGCCTGGTGATCCATGACCGTGACGCACACGCCGACGTGCTGGACGTGCTGGACGCCGAGGGCCTTCCGGAGCGGGTGATCTTCCACGCGTTCTCCGGTGATGCCGACTTCGCCAGGGCGTGTCTGGATCGCGGGGCGTACCTGTCCTTCGGCGGCGCGGTGACCTTCAAGAACGCCGGCCCGTTACGGGAGGCGCTGGCGATCGCACCGCTGGATCGGATCGTCACCGAGACCGATGCGCCGTACCTGACGCCGGAGCCGTACCGCGGTCGGCCGAACGCCTCCTATCTGATCCCGCACACCGCCCGGTTGATCGCCGCCGTCCGGCAACAGGACCTGGAGACGGTGTGCCGGGCGCTCGGCGAGAACGCCACCGCGGCCTTCGGTGGCAGCTGGCCGTCCCGGACGCTCTCCGAGGGGGCCTGA
- the rsmI gene encoding 16S rRNA (cytidine(1402)-2'-O)-methyltransferase, translating to MTNQTAVPDPSAGVVVLAATPIGDVRDASPRLVEEFGAADLIAAEDTRRLQRLLDRLGVSTSARVLSYFEGNEAARTGQLLEAARNGSRVLLVTDAGMPSVSDPGYRLVAAAVETGVRVTAVPGPSAVLTALAVSGMPVDRFCFEGFLPRKAGERRRRLAELATEPRTLVFFEAPHRTAAMLADLAEAFGAARPAAVCRELTKTYEEVRRGGLAELADWAAAGVRGEVTIVVAGAPAGAADERDKDAAVVEITELVAGGMKLKPAVAVVAERRGMAKNALYQAALGRREPGRNAP from the coding sequence GTGACCAACCAGACAGCTGTTCCCGACCCGTCGGCAGGAGTAGTCGTGCTGGCCGCGACCCCGATCGGCGACGTCCGGGACGCCAGCCCGCGGCTGGTCGAGGAATTCGGCGCTGCCGACCTGATCGCTGCCGAGGACACCCGCCGGCTGCAGCGCCTGCTGGATCGGCTCGGAGTGTCGACCTCTGCCCGCGTGCTGTCCTATTTCGAGGGCAACGAAGCGGCGCGGACCGGGCAGCTGCTCGAGGCGGCCCGCAACGGCTCCCGCGTCCTGTTGGTCACCGACGCCGGGATGCCGTCGGTGTCCGATCCCGGCTACCGGCTGGTGGCCGCCGCGGTCGAAACCGGCGTCCGGGTTACAGCCGTACCGGGACCATCGGCGGTACTCACGGCGTTGGCGGTCTCGGGGATGCCGGTCGACCGCTTCTGTTTCGAGGGCTTCCTGCCGCGCAAGGCCGGCGAACGGCGCCGCCGACTTGCCGAACTGGCGACCGAACCGCGGACGCTGGTCTTCTTCGAGGCACCGCACCGGACGGCCGCGATGCTGGCCGATCTTGCCGAGGCGTTCGGGGCCGCACGCCCGGCCGCGGTCTGCCGGGAGCTGACCAAGACCTATGAGGAGGTCCGGCGCGGCGGGCTGGCCGAGCTGGCCGACTGGGCGGCCGCGGGCGTACGCGGTGAGGTCACCATCGTCGTCGCCGGAGCACCGGCCGGTGCCGCTGACGAGCGGGACAAGGACGCCGCGGTGGTCGAGATCACCGAACTGGTGGCCGGCGGGATGAAGCTCAAACCGGCCGTCGCGGTGGTCGCCGAGCGGCGGGGTATGGCCAAGAACGCCCTCTACCAGGCGGCCCTCGGGCGGCGGGAGCCCGGCAGGAACGCTCCCTAA